In one Lolium rigidum isolate FL_2022 chromosome 3, APGP_CSIRO_Lrig_0.1, whole genome shotgun sequence genomic region, the following are encoded:
- the LOC124699002 gene encoding adenylyl-sulfate kinase 3-like, with protein sequence MDKLVTSTVGKSTNILWHDCPIGQPERHKLLNQKGCVVWITGLSGSGKSTLACALSRELYSRGHLSYILDGDNLRHGLNRDLSFEAKDRAENIRRVGEVAKLFADAGLICIASLISPYRSDRSGCRSLLQNSSFIEVFLNVPLEVCEARDPKGLYKLARAGKIKGFTGIDDPYEPPSDCEIVIHCKAGDCATPKSMADKVVSYLEENGFLQD encoded by the exons ATGGACAAGCTTGTGACTTCAACTGTTGGGAAATCAACAAACATCCTTTGGCATGACTGTCCAATAGGGCAGCCTGAGAGGCATAAATTGCTAAACCAGAAGGGCTGTGTTGTGTGGATCACTGGGCTAAGTGGTTCAG GAAAAAGCACATTAGCATGCGCACTGAGTCGCGAGCTTTACTCCAGAGGTCATCTGAGCTACATTCTAGATGGTGACAATCTCAGGCATGGATTGAACCGAGACCTCAGTTTCGAAGCAAAGGACCGAGCTGAAAATATACGTAGAGTGG GAGAAGTAGCAAAGCTATTTGCAGATGCTGGTCTGATCTGCATTGCTAGCCTGATATCACCGTACAGAAGTGATCGAAGTGGTTGCCGCAGTTTACTGCAGAATTCATCATTCATTGAG GTGTTTCTGAATGTCCCACTTGAAGTTTGTGAAGCTAGGGATCCAAAAGGCTTGTACAAGCTTGCACGTGCTGGTAAAATCAAAG GGTTTACTGGAATAGATGATCCTTATGAACCACCTTCTGATTGTGAG ATAGTAATACATTGCAAGGCGGGCGATTGCGCTACGCCAAAATCAATGGCCGATAAAGTAGTGTCATATCTTGAAGAAAATGGATTCTTACAGGATTAG